A region of the Arachis hypogaea cultivar Tifrunner chromosome 15, arahy.Tifrunner.gnm2.J5K5, whole genome shotgun sequence genome:
TAGTTATAAAATTTAAGTGATTTtactataaataattaatttggttgtcaaaactcaaattaaattaagaattaataataattattttaataatataattaattttatttaataattattaaatttattatagaagatatttatcttttatttaagagaagattaaataaaatttacTATAAATATATGATCTTCATGTGTTTGTGTACTTCCCATCTATCTTtgagaaaaaagaaaggaaaagaccTGAAAAATAGAATCAGATGTGTAGAGCTATATTCCTACGTAAAACTTGCATTTATTTTATGGGTAATgctaggtaaaaaaaaaaaaacagccggaactttttttatttagcattcattaattgtcgcaacaattaataaatgctaaataaggaaatttatggctgtttttggctaatatttttttgttactaaacattttccttattttatttgttgaatcTAACAATGACTCATAATAAGTACAATAAAGGCAGAAACATCTAGTTCTTCTAGCTAGTATGCATTAATCAAAATCATATTGAAAGAAAATTCTATTATGTCATCAAACAAGCCTCCATGACCAATTATAATATAGATGATGACATTTGAGTGAGGAAAAGACAAGTAGATATGACTTATGACTAGTTCATTTGGTTGAGCAGATAGAAAGTGTGAAGCCCTAATAATCATTTTATATTTACATTATATCTATATATGGAATGTGGGGTTACATTGATAATCTCAAGTATTAATATGTAAAACATTGAGTGGGAGTTCCACAATCAAATCCACTAGTACTAAAATAATTGGCATTTTAATTTATATGCTTCGGGTTAATTAAGAAGAGTAAACCCTAAGTTTTAACGGACATTGTAAGAACGTTAAAAGTTGTATATGGTCGGTGGTTGTTCAGGTGAAGTGTCACTCagcatatataaaaaataattaaaaatgataataaataattccATTATTAGTTAATCAATTAGAACAAACCAACCATAATCACTTTAGTTCTTCTATTCATTATGAAATGAACATTTGAACATTTACACAACCTCGAAAATCTTGACTTGTATAGGTGCACGTATTCTATGACCTCTACTAATAAGAAAAAGTAGAAATTAGCGTAGAAGTTGTTTTAATGTAAAATTAATAGTTGAAATAAAATTAGTAGATGACAATTTAATTATAGGAAAGTTTTTAAGTATATCAGTACACTGATGTTTCAgtgatttttaaccgttgattttaattatatatattatatatactttttataattaaaatcaacggttaaaaatcatTGAAACACTGATATACCAgtacacttaaaaatttttcttaattatatatGTCAAATTAtctaagagttttgaattatcaATTTTAAATAAAGAGAACTTTATGTAAATTTCCGTTAAAAAATTGTAGATAGAAAAGAGGATATTCCAAAATTGGACTGGACTTTTTATGATGTAAGGCCATATCAAGTGATAGGCCCATGTGACTAGGTTAGTTAATGGATCAGATTTATTGGGTCTAACCTGTGTCTATAGTTTCCTTTGTGTGGTTCAAACTCAAGACtccatgaccaaaaaaaaaaaaaaaagctcaagACTCAATGCAGGTAAGGTAGCTTAAGGTCtttgcaatgaaaaaaaaaaaattgaacaattGAACCTTCCAGTTTCCAAGTTATCGAGTGCAGTATTGATTCACAAAAGGATTCTCAATCCATGTCAAGAAATTCCTGTTATTagtaacaagaaaagaaaaacaataaaaaataaaaaaataatgacatACCTGGAATACCACCTAATTACACAATAAGATATCCTTTTAATAAGCAAAGCATCCATAACATGTTTCTCTCCAAGAACTTAAGTAAAATTGAGGTGGCCATAAAACGAACAGACCAATAAGATTAACATCCTGCATTGACATAAGGTTCTGTAAAGGCGACATCTAAAGGACGTAAAGTAGGTaacttaatataataattatatcagTGACTTCATTCCACAATTAGAATCCACAATCTTTAAGTCACACAGAGATTGttggaaaataaaagaacaagacacACACTCACGAAGaatataaaatgaaaagaaatggtttaaattaaaactaaatatatgaaataattacatatgtatttatactttTCTTTGACGTCTAAACTTAATACATTCTAATAAACAAATggtttaaattaaaactaaatatagaCAACTTATTCATGCTGTGGTTTCTATTCATTCTTAAATTCTAactatcaaatttatttttaacattctcCTTTAAACTTGATAATCTTCCGATTCCAATCATTATCCTTAACTTTTGAAAAGCATCATATTTCAGAGGTCTTGTGAAAATGTCAGCAACTTGATCAACTGATTTCACATACTCAACCTCCACATGCATGTTCTCAATACATTGTCGAATGAAATGATACTTTGTTTCTATGTGCTTGCTTCTGTCATGAAACACTGGATTCTTTGCTAGGGCAATCGCTGACTTATTGTCCATCATGATCTTGGTGGATTCAACTTGCTCAAAATGAAGTTCCTTCAGTAGTATCTTCAGCCAAATTGTATGACATGCACAGGTAGTGACATCAACATATTCAGCTTCACAAGTTGAAAGAGTGACTATAGGTTGTTTCTTTGAACACCAAAAAATTGCATTATTtcctaaaaagaaaacaaagccaGTAGTACTCTTCCTGTCGTCAATATCCCCAGCATAATCACTATCACAATAACCCATTAATTTGAATTCATCTGAAGCTGAATAAAACATGCCATACTCAAGAGTGCCTCTAAGATAGCGAAGAATTCTCTTGGCTACCTTCATATAGATTTCTGTTGGATTCTCCATGTAACGACTAATTAacccaactaaaaataaaatatcaggTCTGGTACAGGTCAAATACCTTAAACTCCCCACGAGACTTCTGAATAATGTTTGATCAACTTTTCTTACACCTTCTTCCTCTTTGGAAAGTTTGACTCCACACTCCATAGGTGTATTGGTAGGATTGCAATCTAGCATATTGAGTTTCTTCAATAGCTCTCTTGCATAAGCCTGTTGTGAGATGAAAATTCCATCCTCTATTTGTTTCACTTCAATTCCCAGATAATAAGATATTAGTCCCATATCACTCGTATCAAATTCTTGAGCCATTACCTTCTTAAATTCTTCAAACATTATTTGATTGTTTTCCTGTGAATATAAGGTCATCCACATAGACACAAACAAATAACAAATTTCCTCTTTCCTCTTTCATATAAAGTGCATATTCATGAATGCACCTAGTGAAACCATTATCTTGAAAATATGTATTAAGATGACCAttccaagctcttggagcttgcttcagtCCATATAAGGCCTTTTTAAGCCTTAAAACTTTATCTTCACAACCCTCAACAACAAAATTCAAAGGTTGTTTAATATAAACTTCTTTCAGAAGATTACTGTTCAGAAAAGCAAACTTCACATCCATTTGGTGGATTTTCCAGTTGTTCTGTGCTGCAAGTGACAACAATAGCCTTATCGTCTCCAAGCGAGCAACTGGAGCAAACACCTCATCATAATCTATTCCTTGCTTCTGCTTATACCCTTTTGCAACGAGTCTTGCCTTATACCTTTCTACATCACCTTTAGAGTTTTTCTTAATTCTGTAAACCCATTTGACTCCAATAGCCTGATGACCACTTGGAAGTGATGCAAGTTCCCAAGTGTTGTTCTTCTCAATTGCTTGAATTTCTTCCTCCATAGCTTGTATCCATTTCTCATCTTTGACAGcttctttaaaacttaaaggctCATCATTGGAGAGTAAACACAATAAATTTTCATCCTCTAGCTTTTCTGTTTGCTTATAGAGATCAGGGAGACTTCGATATCTATAAAGGCTTTCGCTTGAACTAGAGGATGGAGAAGACGATGATGATACTAGTGGGTTAATGCTGGTGTTGAAGGATCAATTTCGCCTTGCACTTCTTGCATCGGGGCTTCTTTTTCCTCAAAATAAGGCAGAAAATCATAAGTGATTTTATTTTGTGTACTCCAGTCCCACTTTGTATTTTCTTCAAACTCAACATCTCTgcttattattactttattattgATGGGATTGAAGAATTTGTAACCTTTAGTATTCTCCTTATAACCAATAAATACAAGCTTTTGGCTCCTATCATCAAGCTTCGATTTTTCTTGTTCAGAAATTTGGACATATGCAATAGATCCAAATACCTTTAAATGTGATACATTAGGCTTCAAACCACTCCATGATTCTTGAGGTGTTATATCTTTCAAACTCTTGGTAGGTGAGCGGTTTGAGAGATAAACTACACATGCAATTGCTTCTCTCCATAATTCTTTTGTTAATGACTTACTTTTTAACATCGTTCTTGCCATATTTAGAATTGTCCTATTCTTTTTTTCAgcaaccccattttgttgaggcgaTCTAAGAACAGTTAGGGGACGTCGAATACCATGATTTTTACAAAACATCTTGAATTCATTTGAAGTGAATTCTCCACCTCTGTCAGTTCTGAGAGCTTTTATCTCATAGCCACCTTCTTTTTCAAGGAGGgctttaaacttcttgaatgctTCAAATGCTTCGCTCTTTTACTTCAAGAAATAAACCCATATTTTTcttgaataatcatcaatgaaaaacaaaaaataggtgCTCTTACCAAGTGACAAAGGCTTGATAGGTCCACAAACATCTGCATGGATAAGCTGAAGTGGCTTGGTAGCTCTTGATTTGGACTGCTTTGGAAAACTCTTTCTTGAATGTTTTTCAAGTAAGCAAGCTTCACATAACTGATGAGGATGATCAATTGTTGGAATTTCGTTTACCATCTTTTTTGTTCCCAATTCTTTGAGCCCACCAAAATTTAAATGTCCATATCTCATATGCCAAAGCCATGGTGGATCTTTAATACATGACTTCAAACATATAACTCCACCGCTTCTCATGTTTAATAAGAACATACGATTTCTTGTCATAGAAACCTTAGCAATAagattttcatttttatctctaaGCCAAAGATAGCGATCTTCCATGACTATCTTGTAACCATTTTTCATAAGTTGCCCAATACTCAAgatattattctttatttttgggATGTAATAAACATTGGTAAGAATCTTATGACTTCTATTCTTCATCTCGAATAGAATCGTCCATTTGCCATTGATTTTTACTTTTGATTCATCACTAAAACGCACGTGTCCTTTTACGTTGGTGTCGAGTGCAACAAATTTACTCCTATCACCTGTCATATAATTGCTAGCTCCATTGTCAAGATACCACGTACTATCTTCAGAATCTTGATCTTCCTTGAGCGTAAGGAATAATGTTGGTTCTTCAACATCTTCACTGTGCACAACaagtttattttcttcttctttggataTCTGACACTCCCATGAATAATGTCCATTCTTTCCACATGATGAATAGCATTCAATGTGTCTTTTGTCAACTGTTCTTCCTCTTCCATGACCTCGagaaaaattttgatttcttttctcTTGAGAATAAtttttctcatctcttcctcttcCGTAACCACGTCCTCGTCCTCGTCCACGACCTCGACCTCGTCCTTGTCTTCCACTTTTGTTGGTTTCTCCTCTAGCATTCCACGAAAGTTTTGCCTGCAAGACATGTTCCACACGTTCTTGCTTGCCTTTATCCATTCTTTCTTTATGGGCCCGTAAAGAACCATTCAACTGATCAATAGACATCGTATCCAAATCTTTGGACTCCTTAATGGCTACCACCACATGGTAAAATTTTGAGTTGAAAGAACGAAGGATTTTCTCAATAACACGAACATCTTCTAATTTTTCTCCAAGCCTTTTCATTTGGTGCACTACCATAAAAACTTTGGTGAAATAATCCGAAATGGATTCAGTCTCCTTCATCATTAGAGACTCAAACTCAGCCCTTAGAGTTTGAAGACAAACCTTCTTCACCTTTTCAACTCCTATGATGAAATTTTGAAGAGTATCCCAAGCTTTCTTTGCATTGGTTATATCAGCAATCTTCTCAAACATATCATCATCTAAGTCTTGATGAATGATAGTAAATGCAcattgatctttctttcttttattttctaattcttCCTTCTGAGCTTCTGTTAGCTTGTTCACATTCTCTGGTTCTACATAGCCTTTCTCAACCATCTCCCACACTCTTTGAGCACCAAAAATTGCTTTCATTCGGGTTGTCCAATTGTTATAGTTGAGCTTAGATAATTGTGGGTATTGAAAAGATAAAGTAGTTCCTTTTGATGAAGACATTTTATAAGTGGCTCTGATACCATTTTGttggaaaataaaagaacaaggcaCACACACTCACGAAGAATATAAAATGAAGAGAAATGTATTGAATGTATTTGTGTTGTTGTTTATGAAATaattacatatgtatttatactttTCTTTGACGTCTAAACTTAATATATCCTAATAAACAAatagtttaaattaaaagtaaatatagACAACTTATTCAAACTGTGATTTCTATTCATTCTTAAATTCTAAGCATCAAGTTTATTTTTAACAGAGATAACTTAACCATTGCTACAAAACTCCACTTTAAATTAAGTAGATACTAATTATTAACGGTGAGTTCTACTATATAGATGGTTGTTGACTTCTATAGGTATAGAATTGTAGTGGCAAATATAGATGAAGACATCTGTCCCAAAAGGAGATAGAATCTGAATTTTGGCAGGAAACTTGCAGAAGAGATTTAGTGGTATTCACGTGAGGAGTAGAGGAGATTAACGCTTTGAtttgataattatattttactaTGATTATTAAGTTAAAGTTGATTACCGTCGTCCTGTATCTTGTGCTTTTCACGTTTTTAGAAGGATGTTTTTATGTTTAAGTCTGAAAATATTACTCTTATTCAGTacccaaaaacaaaaatatcactGCTACTAttcaatacccaaaaaaaaaatacccTAACTACTACTATGTATGCCATTTTTTTATTCATACATTACCCTCGTAGTCATCCatatgcaaaaaaaattaatattaaaataaataataataataataataataataataattaaaaataattttgaacacCATTTAATTAAATCTGCATgtgttatataaaataatttatagttAATTTCAGTTATATTAATTTAATGAatcattttaaatcaaaataagaattttataataataaatcaaataataaagtttgatttcttttatatttatttgaattaaaaaaaaactcaagTATACaagaatagtaaaaaaattaattcttctcTTATAGAATTGcacattttttatattattaaatattatttgaacacattattataaacaaatataagcaaaagaaacaaaaataaaaaatatataattgtgataaatactaaaatatatatgcttaaaatattattttaatgaaattatttatatgatttaaatcacaaatattaattatttttttataaagttataatttataaataagttattaaaaatatcaatatattatactcaacaaaaaatttaaagaccaaaaagttattaaaaatttgttataaaaaaaataatatttgttgctATGAAcataaaccaaaaaaatttttctaatgataaattgataattgtAGTATATATGTTTGCACCTAAAAATGTTGTTATAGAATACatttggataaaaaaaattagatataaaagaataaaaaatcctTTTTAGCATATCTCAAATTAAAAGACATTTATATAAATATTCATcatatatttaataacaaaaaaatatataatattagaatttatgGCCTTACATTTTGCAAAACtacttaaaaaaaaacaaagagccGAGACTAAGAGCATGCctcaaacaaaagagaaaaaaaaaatcaaagacttgTAATTACTTCACATATACTTTTTTGTAAACtaagatttttttaattgttaaaaaggAACAAAAATTATGTTAATCCAATAGATATAGGTCCACTATTAAGCATTTACTAAtttattgtattaaaattaattattaacacaATAATCTCTCATCACATGGATGAATAGTATAAAGTAAATTGTCTATCCTGCagctatattttaaaatattcaaaaaatatctcCTTCTGTGATAAATTACTACTAAAATTCTATACTTATAGAAGTTAACAGCCATCTACATAGTAGAATTCACCATTATTAATTAACTCAAATTATGCAACCATCTAGGCCTTTAGAAAGAAAATCTAAAACAGTTTAATTTCGATTTAAGAATATCTTGGAGAGTAAGTTACACCaaagaattctttttttttttttacgaaattCTATGGTACTGATGCTTGAATTTATCTTTACCTGTTGAAATTACGTGTCAATTTGATGGTGTATATGTGTGCCTGATAAAAATATCTGTTACACTAAAATCGTAAATTGTATCAGATCAACCCAATACAAACAGAATCTGCTCCCACAATTGATAGTATTTGTCACACACTTTACGTCTCATTACATTTTAAGCTTGTCATAAATCCCTGCTAATGACTCAGTTGAAGAAATATATTTTATAAGGCTTtctgttattttaatatttattttgtgaaacTGGCTTTAGGTGTTAATGGGTCTTTTTTTCATGAGGAATTGATGAACTCtgtgttattttaatataaaccgAAGCACCATTGTATTGTGCAGCTTTAGCACCTGACCACCTGCCATCCCATCACTAGGCAACGGAAGGAAACTTGATACTTAACCCTAAGATCATGCcatataaaattattgaaaaattttcaagtaccgttgatttcaattaatatatattatatatattttttacaattcagatcaacggttaaaacaactgaaacACCAGTGTTTTCGGTACACTTAAAACTCTtccaaaattataaatacaataaGACTTTGTCATGATCATGCCATTATACTTAACGCTACGAAAGATTTTAGCAAAAATTAAATCGGAAGTCACACTACATAAACATTATTGGATCATATATTATACGGAAATATGCAACTAATTAAATGTACATGAAgcatatattttgttattgggATAAATTAGACTTGGACTAAAATTTTGCCTATGCCTTCTTCCTAACGAATTCTAATTGTATCTAGTTGTTTTTACTCTCTACTCTCTTTGAATGAACCTGGAAACACCACCTGACACTAAAAAATGGTCTTCAGAAAAAGAAGATCTGGTGACCAGAGATGAGGGAAAAACTCATGAAGGAAGAGGTTTAGAGCGTAGAGGAAAGAAACACGCATGATACTAAAGCTTCTTACAAGGATAGGCTATTGGATGATGGTCTAGGAAAACTAAATCCAAATGAAATTGTTAAGATGGTGGCTGAAGATTACATTTCAGACAAAGACCCTATGGAGTAGGAAAAAGATGTTAATGCTCCCTTCAATCCAAAATCAAACATTGATGTCACTCTTGAAAAATATGACAAATGGTGCAAGCCGTGGAAACAAGCGCTAATTATCAAACCTTTTGGGAAGAAGTTCAATCTGCCTACCATGGAGAAATGGATTAGTAGAATATGGGCTAGGAAGGAGGCTGCGCGTGTTATGGATCTTGAGGAGGGTTTCTTTTTGGTTAGACTCTTTAACCAAGAGGATTATGCTCATGTTTTGAATAATTGCTGATCACTATATCTTGGTCGAGAGAGGTGGAGGCCCTTATTCATTCCTCAAGAAAGTGATGTACAAAAAGTTGTGGTGTGGGTTAGAATCCCCAATCTGCCGGCGAaattatcactacaagaaaaaaggtttATGACCACGCCTTTATGAGAGTGGTGATTGAATAGAGATTTGATCACGTTTTTTTTGCtatgcttcaaaagcgtggcaaaaagggTCAATGACCACGCTTTTATGAGAGTGACAATTGAAGCGAGACTTGGCCacgttttttttgccacgcttaaaaagcgtagccgtagagagaaaatggcacgcttttaaagcgtggcaacaaGGTTTTATTATTGTGGCGTTTATAAAGCGTAGCCATTTCCTACAAGCCttttggcacgcttcaaaagcgtggccaaaaggtttcccataaaaaaaataaaaaaagctcaTACACCCTTCTGAGTTATAACTTCATATTAAAAAAAGCTCATTCTTCATTTAAAGAAAGACCCGTAAGCCCTGCCCTAACTCCTTCAAAAGCCCCAATGCGACGACGACACTCCATTGTGCCTTGCCATAACCCTAATCCCTCTTCATTGTGCCTCAACCTCACCGCGACGACGACACTCCATGAAGAACGGTGCTGCGCTTGCAATGCCTCCGCCGGCAATCCCTCTTTCGGCACCCCTAACCCTCCTTCTGCAGTGACTCTCTCTGGCGGTGACTCCCTCCGCTCACTTGCCATCGCAAACCCGCTGTCGATGCTCCCTTCGCCGCTGCTCCCTGCCGTCGCTGCAAACCCCTAACCCCTTTCCATTTTTCGCTGCGCTATCGAGCCAGCAGGTAGCAGCGTCTTCATCCCCTACGCCATCGCCTCAAGCCCCTTCGCCCTCCATCGTCGAGCCCCATCCAGCCGTCGTCGTCCAGCGCCTCTCCCTTTCTGGCAGCCACCGCGTCTTCCTCCACTCCTCCCTGCACTCTGCCACTCTCTATCTGCATCATCAAGAATGGAGCCTCTGACTCAGATTGGTTCTTGATTTTTTTGGTCTGATTTTTCGCTGcttctatttgtttttctgttctgTTCTTGAGTTAATTCTAGTATGTTCCTAAGTATTTTAGTTCTTGATTTTAgttatgatttttaatttgttcttgaTTCTTGGTTGGCATATTTTCTGCAGTTCTCTAGTATTCTCTTGGTTGCTATTCTTGATTCTTGATTTTTGTGATGATTTTTTAATGCTTCTATTTTTTCCTGTTCTGTACTTGAGCTtattttgttctttgatttttggTTCTTGATTTTTCACTGCATCTATTATGATTCACCATAGCACGCTATTTGATGTTATTTCATATACGAgtattttatttatatcataattagtAATACAACTCTAAATCTTTAAAATTTGGCTAATTATAATCCATAGAGCATGCTACAAATCATTTTTATATAACttagaagaaaattgaaaagcTGCATGCCTATTGAAAGTTGAAACCAAATTAATACTACTGTTTTAACTCTTTCCTAGCAGTCAATGGCAGAAATAGGCATTTGGTTTAAATATGTATGTAATGTTACAAAGAATTTGATCCTTGTTACTTATCTAGCTTAAATATGTATTGTTTTTACCTTCTTGACCAAACAGATTTTCATCTCTCTTAATGACTTTTAGTTTATCActataaaattgatgagcaaaccAGAGAGTTTTAAAGAACTAAGACATCGATGAAAGAAGGAAATACTTGCTATTTAACTCTTTGTTGATTGTCATTATCAATCTTATATTTGGTTTAATATTTCTTCAATGACATAGAACTAATGTCATTTGTTGTGCCTTAAAATACTAGTGAAGTGACTATCATAGTACTAAATATGCTTCAGGAATTTGACCAATTTTAAGGGCTAGGTTCTTGTCCCGGTCTATCtttcacttattttttattttatttttatttttatttcatgacttcataataataataataataataataataataataataataataataataataataactataattCTGAATTTTGTATTTCTTCTCACTCATCTTCTTATGTAGTTAATGTCTTTGTTTCCCTGTTTCTATGTTTCCACTCACTCACTTCACTTTCACACACACTCTCCTCTCTGCTGCTTCTGTCACCGCTCTTTAATTTTGCTCCATGAAACCGTTGCAACACTAAGCTTGCTCTTCTTCATACAGTCACTTAAACCCTGTCTTGTGATCCTTTTCAGGTTTGATCctcaatctttattttattttgtttttagtatcTCGGGTGTGTGTTAATTCACCAAAATTTGTAACTTTCTCTGTGATTCTTTGAGATGTTATGTTTTCTCTGAGTGGCATTTTCTGCTGTTTGCTTTAATTTTggaattggggtttgtcaattaTTCCATGACACTGACTTGAAGTAATTAACTGGccctttaaattattattattattattattttgaaaaaaaaattctttttttgggTGAGCGATTTATGTTGTTTGTGGTGTTTGGCTTGGAATTTTGCTTGGTGTTTAAGGTTTTATAATGGGTTGGTGTGTGAGTGGACATGTTGCAGTTCATCCTGGTCTTTTATCTTTAATGTGAAGCCTTTTAGTTGTTTTCTATAAAGTTTGGTAAGCTGTGTGAAACCAGCTTCTCTTTTTGTCTTTGCTGTTTTGGTTGATTGGAACTATTGTAGAATTTTTCTGCCTTTATTTCATAGGGTTATTGTCCCGGTCTATGGCCAATAAGTCAATAACCCTATtgtagaattaaaagtagaaagtGGAATTAAAAGTCAACAAAACAATATTAGTTAGTCTTCCCTCATTCACAATCAAATTGGTCATTAATTCATTATTTTGCACTCATAGAATTTCAGCATCTTGCCTATATTAGTCAGCCAAAATGTTGTATAGACATCTCCCCTATTATATATCAGCATTATAACTGCTATTTGTTATTTTCAAACTGAATGTTGTTTTCACTGCTCTGATAATTATTattccttgaagcaaaagagtaACCTTTGATCTTCTTGTGACTTGCTCTATGACccccaagagcttggtatgaatgGAAGATCTTGTTGCAGGTTGCACACTCAAACTTTTCTCTCTTGTGATTATGAGAAGAACTGCTCTtgtgattttcatttttgtagaaTTTAGTGATTGTCATTatcattatcttattttatgttcatGACAATTTTCAGTGGTTTCCTTTACAGAACTCAACATGCCAAAAGTTTTAAAACGATTGTCTCTTGCACGCCAAATTGACAAAATAACACCAAAGAATTCACAGGTATTAGGATTTAGTTGTACAGTATATTGAATTATATAACATTTTGGCATTTTTTTCATGCAACCAATGTTAGTGTCAAGTGTGCTTggaatttatcatttttctgtttATGATTTGAAATGGTTTTGAATGTAATTTGCTTGAGGTAACCTCCATATTCAAGAGGTTTTCCTTATTGCATCTTTACAAACGTACACAGTAATTTCTAGTAACAGACTTCCAGTCTCATGTATTTTCTTGCTTTTTAGGTTTGACTTAAAATTCTGTTTTACTTTATTGCTCCTTTGTGTTGAGTGGATATGGATAATTGTGTTTTCAAATTCTATTTCTCTTTGCTATTTTAGGTGAAAGCTGAGAAAAATTGGTTTGATCGAAATGCTAACTCAGTTGAATTAGTTACTGAAAATGACGACGGTAAGGAGGAACAAGTGAACAAACACAAGCAAATGAAAACCAGTTCTAAACAATTGAAGACATTGCAACAGGtctgatgcctttatatatacCTGAAAcgatatatagatattatttccagtttatttaattcttctcaaatGTTTCATATTGCAGGagcttatgtttttttttttgttgttttgttcTTGCTTTTGCTCCTTTTTCTCCCCGCAGGTGCGCATGGATGTTAAGGATTTTGCTTGAAAACAGAGAAATATAGCATGTTCTAAATTTTCAGAATGTTGTTGCTTCAGGTTTGCGAGATCAGtgaagaaagtaaaagagaaagctAAAGCTGGACAATGAATAGAA
Encoded here:
- the LOC112751338 gene encoding DEAD-box ATP-dependent RNA helicase 13 → MEDLVAELNMPKVLKRLSLARQIDKITPKNSQVKAEKNWFDRNANSVELVTENDDGKEEQVNKHKQMKTSSKQLKTLQQVRMDVKDFA
- the LOC140179019 gene encoding uncharacterized mitochondrial protein AtMg00810-like, with the translated sequence MWMTLYSQENNQIMFEEFKKVMAQEFDTSDMGLISYYLGIEVKQIEDGIFISQQAYARELLKKLNMLDCNPTNTPMECGVKLSKEEEGVRKVDQTLFRSLVGSLRYLTCTRPDILFLVGLISRYMENPTEIYMKVAKRILRYLRGTLEYGMFYSASDEFKLMGYCDSDYAGDIDDRKSTTGFVFFLGNNAIFWCSKKQPIVTLSTCEAEYVDVTTCACHTIWLKILLKELHFEQVESTKIMMDNKSAIALAKNPVFHDRSKHIETKYHFIRQCIENMHVEVEYVKSVDQVADIFTRPLKYDAFQKLRIMIGIGRLSSLKENVKNKFDS